agccttctctcttcctcctgctcctcaaaCTCCAGCAGGTATCTGATTGGTGGACCCACAGCGCTCCTCCTCGGCCTGCATGCatgctccttctcctcctcctcctgctccaccttgtcctcctcctcctgctgctgctgctctccctcctcctcttcctcctccacctcctcctcctcttccatctcctcctcctgctctctctcctcctcctgatgactCCTCTTCAGCCTCCTGTATAGTCTTTtcacctcctgctgctcctcctgctgctgctcctcctccttctcctcctcctgctctccctcctgctcctcctctccctcctcctcctcctcctgatgactCCTCCTCAGCCTCCTGTACAGTCTTTTCACCTCCTgatgctcctcctcctcttgctgctctccctcctgctcctcctcctcttccacctcctcctcctgctgatgACTCCTCCTCAGCCTCCTGTACAGTCTTTtcatctcctcctgctcctcaaaCTCCAGCAGGTATCTGATTGGTGGACCCACAGCCCTCCTCCTCGGCCTCCTTGTCTTCTGcgtctcctctttcttctctttcagagGTTTGACACCTCTGTCCTCTTCCTTCTGCTTCACcaccatcacctcctcctcctcctttccctcctcctccactgttttctcctcctcctcttcctcatcagttttctcctcctcctctgttttctcctcctcctcttcctcatcagttttctcctcctcctctgttttcaCCTCCTCTgttttcacctcctcctcctcctctgttttctcctcctcagttttctcctcctcctcctcctcttcagttttctcctcctcctcctcctcctcctcagttttctcctcctcctcctcctcagttttctcctcctcctcctctgttttctcctcctcctcctcagttttctcctcctcctcctctgttttctcctcctcctccttcagccTCCCAATTATTCTTTTTGATCCTTTCTCtttgctgtgattggctgttaaCAGACCATGtgactgctcctcctcctgatgactCCTCCTCAGCCTCCTGTACAGTCTTTTtgcctcctcctgctcctcagaCTCTAGCAAGTATCTGATTGGTGGACCCACAGTGCTCCTCCTCGGCCTCCATGCatgttcctcctcctcatactccttcttctcctcctcttcttcctccttcttcttatccctctcctcctcctgctgactCCTTTTCAGCCTCCTGTACAGTtttctcacctcctcctctttttctctgctgtgattggatgttGAAAGACCATGTGACTGCTCCTCAGACGTTAGCAGGTATCCGATTGGTGGACCgacagtcctcctcctcctcgtcttctcctcctgctcttcctcctggTTCTCCTCTGAGGTGCGTTGGATTCGTGCGGTCCTGCGTCTCCTTTTTCTTTGGACTGAAGgagtctcctcctcttcctcagccccccagctcctcctcctcctcctcttcctctcacagCTGGGGGCAGAGCTGCAGggtcttcttctcttcttctgtgatGTTACTATGGACGGCTGGTTGCCACGGAGACGCTGAgctgtagaagaagaagaagaagaagagctcaGTATGAAATTATGAAGTTTGCATGAAGATGATCAGATGAACAGCCGGTGGCGCTGCTCCTCCTCTCAGTgactgttgctatggttacatccagtaaacacagtaaacatacAGTAGTGTGCAGAAGTGTGAGGTCACCATTAGATTAGTTACTATAATgatcatatataattatttatctcTTTAGTAGAAAACAACCACATAATACAGGAGATGTGTATAAACAGCTTCTATAGGTTAAAGCAGTATTTAGTTACCTCCTCTTACACTGGagcaataaatgtttaataattcatgttaaatattGTGTACATACTttaaaaccggtgtataagacttCTTATACACCGGTAAAtgaatttcttttcatttaaaagtgcgTCCTCTATAGCAGAGAGAGGTTTGATCTGGATTTGATTATAGGTCtgaaccaggtggggagttccagtcctctgaaatgatgccaacgaggaagtgacttaaaactgcattctatcaaaaggccaccagggggcgaccgttttggtgtcaaaaggacttccgtctctatacaagtcaatggagaattcaccaacttctcactttaTTTCTAACCTctgtaaacgttttcaaaatgtgtttatggtctcaatcgctagtttaaagccttcttcaatgcagtatgatgttcatttgggacattttggcctccctgattttatatgtgacgataaagcagggtatgcattagggcgtggctacgtggtgattgacaggttgattggttcacaggttcaggagggcgcctcatgctcctcctgatgcccatataagtagaatccctgtttttatttttcccagcatgcacctgaaatgttcaagatggcgctgctcagatccgaaactattggcctccgagcaggagtccacaaaccaatgggtgttTCTGCGGTTGTTTCAGCAACTTACTGTTATCATGTTTCACTGAgccttcatcctcttcatcctcctcctcctcctcagccagGCGGGGGCTCAGAGGAGCGATGAGTccaggaggatgaggaggaggaggaggaggaggagcagacgTGTCAGCAGGAGGGGAAACTTCACGCCGCCGTCCTGCAGCCAGGGACTCGCCGCACAGAGGCATGCTGGGTAACAGCGTGGGGGGGTAGGAGAAGCAGGgcaggtagaggaggaggggggggacaTTGGGTATCAGAGCGCCTCCTCCTAGTGtatctgctcacacacacacacacacacacacacacacacacacacacaggatacaGACTGCTGAATTAATAATGTCTATAAACATGTACGTGGTTAtgattaatatacagtaatgaaTTAAATGTACACTCTGTCTCTTATCCGGGTCTCATCAGGCTGAGCAGTGAAACCCAGACCTCCTTCTCTCCAGCTacgctcatcagctcctcctggaggaTCCCAAGCTGTTCCCAGACCAgcagagatatgtaatccctccagtgtgttctgggtctcctcccagttggaccTGGAACTCCTCTAAAGGGGGCGTCCAGGAGGATCCTGACCAGGAGCCCAAACCGCCTCAGCTGGCtccatgtgaaggagcagcggcttggagaaggcattcaaccgtgtccctcggggagtcctgtggggggttctccgggagtatgGGGTATCAGACCCCCCTGTAACAGCCGTCCGCTCCCTGTaggaccggtgtcagagcttggtccgcattgccagcagtaagtcggactcgtttccagtgggggttggactccgccagggctgccctttgtcaccggtcctgttcataatctttatggacaggatttctaggcgcagccagggcgttgagggggtccggtttggtgacctcaggattgggtcactgctttttgcagatgatgtggtcctgttggcttcatcagaccgtgacctccaactttcactggatcggttcgtcgccgagtgtgaagcggcttagatgagaatcagcacctccaaatccgagtccatggtcctcagccggaaaaggtaGGAGTGCCttctccgggtcggggatgagatcctgccccaagtggaggagttcaagtacctcgtggtcttgttcacgagtgagggaagaatggagcgggagatcgacaggcggagcGGTGCGGCGGCTGCAGTAATGCGGACGCCGCACAGacccgtcgtggtgaagagggagctgagccgaaaggcgaagctctcgatttaccagtcgatcttcgttcctaccctcacctatggtcatgagctttgggtagtgaccgaaagaacgagatcgcggatgcaagcggccgaaatgagcttcctccgtagggtggctgggctctcccttagagatagggtgagaatgagctcggagtagacccgctgctccacgtcccaccggtaggaaaccccggggaagacccaggacacgctggagagactatgtctctcggctgggaacgcctcgggatccccgggaagagctggaagAAGTGGCGgtggagagggaagtctgggcttcctgcttaggctgctgcccccgcgacccgaccccggataagcggcagaagatggatggatggatggatggatggagggatggatggatggagggatggatggatggatggatggatgggtggatggatggatggatggatggatggatggatggatgggtggatggatgggtgggtggatggatagatggatgggtggatggatggatggatggatggatggatggatggatgggtggatggatgggtggatggatggatgggtggatggatgggtgggtggatggatagatggatgggtggatggatggatggatggatggatggatggatggatgggtggatggatgggtggatggatggatgggtggatggatggatggatggatggatgggtgggtggatggatggatggatggatggatggatggatggatggatgggtggatgggtggatgggtggatggatgggtggatggatggatgggtggatgggtggatggatggatgggttaAGCAGATACATGAACTCATTTATGTCAGCAGGTAGAAACAGACTCagtctcacctgtgtgtctcCAGTTGAGTCGCTGAGTCAGCAGGTCCACCTGGACGCCAGCGTCTGTGCGACAgacctcctccttcctcacctcctcctctggaCTCTCCCACTGACAGCCCACCTccttcctcacctcctcctctggaCTCTCCCACTGACAGCCcgcctccttcctctcctcctctggaCTCTCCCACTGACAGCCcacctccttcttctcctcctctggacTCTCCCACTGACAGCCCGCCTccttcctcctcacctcctcctctggaCTCGCCCACTGACAGCCCACCtcattcttctcctcctctggacTCTCCCACTGACAGCccacctccttcctctcctcctctggaCTCTCCCACTGACAGCCcacctccttcctcctcacctcctcctccctctgctcgCTGTCCTTGATCATCTGCAGGAAACCAAGTTCAGTACTGAACAAACCGACGACATTAACATCATAAAACTGATCAGTCGTTCATTATGTGGATAATATTTAAAGatcgtgtaaagtgaattcagacattttcttctaaatgtatttttaaaaaaggtttaaaaagcatttcaaccatttagatttgaattgtggagctagacttcacaaactgtgtttcaacatttctgtgttctgGATTTAATGGATGGGTCTGAAAATCACaatataaatactacatgtgttagtataaatactacatgtgttagtataaatactacatgttgcagtataaatactacatgttgcagtataaatactacatgttgcagtataaatactacacgttgcagtataaataccacacgttgcagtataaatactacatgttacagtataaataccacatgttgcagtataaataccacacgttgcagtataaatactacacgttgcagtataaatactacatgttacagtataaatactacatgttacagtataaataccacaCGTTGcggtataaatactacatgttacagtataaataccacatgttgcagtataaatactacatgttgcagtataaataccacatgttgcagtataaataccacatgttacagtataaatactacacgttgcagtataaatactacatgttacagtataaataccacatgttgcagtataaatactacatgttgcagtataaataccacatgttgcagtataaataccacatgttacagtataaatactacacgttgcagtataaatactacatgttacagtataaataccacatgttgcagtataaataccacatgttgcagtataaataccacatgttgcagtataaataccacatgttgcagtataaataccacatgttgcagtataaataccacacGTTGcggtataaatactacacgttgcagtataaatatcacatgttacagtataaatactacacgttgcagtataaatactacatgttacagtataaataccacatgttgcagtataaataccacatgttgcagtataaataccacatgttgcagtataaataccacatgttgcagtataaataccacacgttgcagtataaatactacacgttgcagtataaattatacacgttgcagtataaatactacacgttgcagtataaattatacacgttgcagtataaattatacacgttgcagtataaatactacatgttgcagtataaatactacatgttgcagtataaatactacatgttgcagtataaatactacatgttgcagtataaatactacacgttgcagtataaatactacacgttgcagtataaatactacacgttgcagtataaatactacacgttgcagtataaatactacatgttgcagtataaataccacacgttgcagtataaatactacacgttgcagtataaatactacacgttgcagtataaatactacacgttgcagtataaatactacacgttgcagtataaatactacacgttgcagtataaatatcacatgttgcagtataaatactacacgttgcagtataaatactacacgttgcagtataaatactacatgttgcagtataaataccacacgttgcagtataaatactacacgttgcagtataaatactacatgttgcagtataaatactacatgttgcagtataaatactacacgttgcagtataaataccacacgttgcagtataaatactacatgttgcagtataaatactacacgttgcagtataaataccacacgttacagtataaatactacatgttgcagtataaatactacatgttgcagtataaatactacatgttgcagtataaatactacatgttgcagtataaataccacatgttgcagtataaatactacacgttgcagtataaataccacatgttgcagtataaatactacatgttgcagtataaataccacatgttgcagtataaatactacacgttgcagtataaatactacatgttgcagtataaataccacatgttgcagtataaatactacacgttgcagtataaatactacacgttgcagtataaatactacacgttgcagtataaatactacacgttgcagtataaatactacatgttgcagtataaatactacacgttgcagtataaatactacatgttgcagtataaatactacacgttgcagtataaatactacacgttgcagtataaatactacacgttacagtataaatactacatgttgcagtataaatactacacgttgcagtataaatactacatgttgcagtataaatactacacgttgcagtataaatactacatgttgcagtataaatactacacgttgcagtataaatactacacgttgcagtataaatactacacgttgcagtataaatactacacgttgcagtataaataccacacgttgcagtataaatactacatgttgcagtataaataccacacgttgcagtataaatactacacgttgcagtataaatactacatgttgcagtataaatactacatgttgcagtataaatactacacgttgcagtataaatactacatgttgcagtataaatactacatgttgcagtataaatactacacgttacagtataaatactacacgttgcagtataaatactacacgttgcagtataaataccacacgttgcagtataaatactacacgttgcagtataaatactacatgttgcagtataaatactacacgttgcagtataaataccacacgttgcagtataaataccacatgttgcagtataaatactacatgttgcagtataaatactacacgttgcagtataaatactacatgttgcagtataaatatcacacgttgcagtataaatactacatgttgcagtataaatactacatgttgcagtataaatactacacgttgcagtataaatactacatgttgcagtataaatactacacgttgcagtataaatactacacgttgcagtataaatactacacgttgcagtataaatactacacgttgcagtataaatactacacgttgcagtataaataccacacgttgcagtataaatactacacgttgcagtataaatactacacgttacagtataaatactacatgttgcagtataaataccacacgttgcagtataaatactacatgttgcagtataaatactacacgttgcagtataaataccacacgttgcagtataaatactacatgttgcagtataaatactacatgttgcagtataaataccacacgttgcagtataaatactacatgttgcagtataaatactacacgttgcagtataaatactacatgttgcagtataaatactacatgttgcagtataaatactacacgttgcagtataaatactacatgttgcagtataaatactacacgttgcagtataaatactacatgttgcagtataaatactacatgttgcagtataaatactacacgttgcagtataaatactacatgttgcagtataaatactacatgttgcagtataaatatcacatgttgcagtataaatactacatgttacagtataaatactacacgttgcagtataaatactacatgttgcagtataaatactacacgttgcagtataaataccacacgttgcagtataaatactacacgttgcagtataaatactacacgttgcagtataaatactacatgttgcagtataaatactacacgttgcagtataaatactacacgttgcagtataaatactacacgttgcagtataaatactacacgttgcagtataaatactacacgttgcagtataaatactacacgttgcagtataaatactacatgttgcagtataaatactacatgttgcagtataaatactacatgttgcagtataaatactacacgttgcagtataaatactacatgttgcagtataaataccacacgttgcagtataaatactacacgttgcagtataaatactacatgttgcagtataaatactacacgttgcagtataaatactacatgttgcagtataaataccacacgttgcagtataaatactacatgttgcagtataaatactacatgttgcagtataaatactacacgttgcagtataaatactacacgttgcagtataaatactacacgttgcagtataaatactacatgttgcagtataaatactacatgttacagtataaataccacacgttgcagtataaatactacacgttgcagtataaataccacacgttgcagtataaatactacacgttgcagtataaatactacacgttgcagtataaatactacacgttacagtataaatactacatgttgcagtataaatactacacgttgcagtataaatactacatgttgcagtataaatactacatgttacagtataaatactacacgttgcagtataaataccacacgttgcagtataaatactacatgttacagtataaataccacatgttgcagtataaatactacacgttgcagtataaataccacacgttgcagtataaatactacatgttgcagtataaatactacatgttgcagtataaatactacatgttgcagtataaatactacacgttgcagtataaataccacacgttgcagtataaataccacacgttgcagtataaatactacatgttgcagtataaatactacatgttgcagtataaatactacatgttgcagtataaatactacatgttgcagtataaatactacacgttgcagtataaatactacatgttgcagtataaataccacacgttgcagtataaatactacacgttgcagtataaatactacacgttgcagtataaatactacatgttgcagtataaatactacacgttacagtataaatactacatgttgcagtataaatactacatgttgcagtataaatactacacgttgcagtataaatactacatgttgcagtataaatactacacgttgcagtataaatactacacgttgcagtataaatactacatgttgcagtataaatactacacgttgcagtataaatactacatgttacagtataaataccacacgttgcagtataaatactacacgttgcagtataaatactacatgttgcagtataaatactacacgttgcagtataaatactacatgttgcagtataaatactacacgttgcagtataaatactacatgttgcagtataaatactacatgttgcagtataaatactacacgttgcagtataaatactacacgttgcagtataaataccacatgttgcagtataaatactacatgttgcagtataaatactacacgttgcagtataaatactacacgttgcagtataaataccacatgttgcagtataaatactacacgttgcagtataaatactacatgttacagtataaataccacacgttgcagtataaatactacacgttgcagtataaatactacacgttgcagtataaatactacacgttacagtataaatactacatgttgcagtataaatactacatgttgcagtataaatactacacgttgcagtataaatactacatgttgcagtataaatactacacgttgcagtataaatactacacgttgcagtataaatactacatgttgcagtataaatactacacgttgcagtataaatactacatgttgcagtataaatactacatgttgcagtataaatactacatgttgcagtataaatactacacgttgcagtataaataccacacgttgcagtataaataccacacgttgcagtataaatactacatgttgcagtataaatactacatgttgcagtataaatactacatgttgcagtataaatactacatgttgcagtataaatactacacgttgcagtataaatactacatgttgcagtataaataccacacgttgcagtataaatactacacgttgcagtataaatactacacgttgcagtataaatactacatgttgcagtataaatactacacgttacagtataaatactacatgttgcagtataaatactacatgttgcagtataaatactacacgttgcagtataaatactacatgttgcagtataaatactacacgttgcagtataaatactacacgttgcagtataaatactacatgttgcagtataaatactacatgttacagtataaataccacacgttgcagtataaatactacacgttgcagtataaatactacatgttgcagtataaatactacacgttgcagtataaatactacatgttgcagtataaatactacacgttgcagtataaatactacatgttgcagtataaatactacatgttgcagtataaatactacacgttgcagtataaatactacacgttgcagtataaataccacatgttgcagtataaatactacatgttgcagtataaatactacacgttgcagtataaatactacacgttgcag
This window of the Scomber scombrus unplaced genomic scaffold, fScoSco1.1 SCAFFOLD_104, whole genome shotgun sequence genome carries:
- the LOC133976758 gene encoding golgin subfamily A member 6-like protein 22, translating into MPLCGESLAAGRRREVSPPADTSAPPPPPPPHPPGLIAPLSPRLAEEEEEDEEDEGSVKHDNTQRLRGNQPSIVTSQKKRRRPCSSAPSSEEEEEVKTEEVKTEEEEKTDEEEEEEKTEEEEKTDEEEEEEKTVEEEGKEEEEVMVVKQKEEDRGVKPLKEKKEETQKTRRPRRRAVGPPIRYLLEFEEQEEMKRLYRRLRRSHQQEEEVEEEEEQEGEQQEEEEHQEVKRLYRRLRRSHQEEEEEGEEEQEGEQEEEKEEEQQQEEQQEVKRLYRRLKRSHQEEEREQEEEMEEEEEVEEEEEEGEQQQQEEEDKVEQEEEEKEHACRPRRSAVGPPIRYLLEFEEQEEERRLYRRLRRSHQEEEEVEEEEEEEEEEEQEGEQQEEEEQQEVKRLYRRLKRSHQEEEEQEGEQEEEKEEEQQQEEQQEVKRLYRRLKRSHQEEEREQEEEMEEVEEEEEEEEVEEGEQQQWEEEDKVEQEEEEKEHACRPRRSAVGPPIRYLLEFEEQEEERRLYRRLRRSHQEEEEEQQEEGEQEEEEQEEVNGHHGNVDGCHSNRAEAGGDDTQQQVEEQEEEQERPAKKIQREKGGGRKRRRRREEEVKKEATEQLQRPRRRMVGPPIRYLLESEERSHDLRVNQKRKTEAGGGASEDRQTHLQSHMTLTCWVRLQRLL